One window of the Chitinophaga niabensis genome contains the following:
- a CDS encoding GH92 family glycosyl hydrolase, translated as MQKLLLALTIQLAATGSALCQQTALADYVNTLQGTNSKHELTRGNTYPTTALPFGMHTWTPQTGNNGDGWKYQYHRKSIRGFQQAHQCSSWSNDYAVFSLFPVMDSLIVNEDKRAADFEHTNEVAKPYYYSVTLNNKINTEMAPTERGAHLRFSFPKGHKGNIILDGYTGLSGVKIHPAEKMVTGFVNNGRGFKRGWKSFFVIVFDTPFAAYGTWENTTGAIQQGNLQAEGKGTGVYLQFKEGATIQVKTASSYISEEQAKLNLSRELGNHKTLEQTKAAAKKIWNEHLSRIIVEGGTEEDKATFYSCFFRASLFSRKFYELDKNGKPYYFSPYDGTVHEGYMFTDTGFWDTFRAQFPLNALLHPQMHGRYMQALLKANEQCGWLPSWSFPNEQGSMIGNHAISLLADAWAKDIRTFDPAAALEAYYHEANNKGPWGPANGRDGYKEYNQLGYVPYPKYREATAKTLEYAYDDFCAYALATDAKQEKYKQGFAQKMFNYRHVYDSTTGFMRGKDENGKWLKDFDPIEWGGPYTEGNAWHWLWSVFHDISGLKKMLGGDEAFCAKLDAVFTEPNKVKVGTYGGMIHEMTEMVMANMGQYAHGNQPIQHMVYLYNYGGQPWKTQFHVREVMKRLYNASEDGYPGDEDQGQTSSWYVLSALGFYSVCPGTNQYVLGSPVFNKTTIKLENGKKFIITANGNSAENVYTHRAMLNGKPYSKTFITYQDINAGGTLSFDMKSTADQQRKLQPEDLPYSVSR; from the coding sequence ATGCAGAAACTACTTTTAGCTTTAACTATCCAGCTTGCCGCTACCGGAAGTGCCCTATGCCAGCAAACTGCACTTGCAGATTATGTAAATACGTTGCAGGGAACAAATTCCAAACATGAATTAACCAGGGGCAATACCTATCCAACCACTGCCCTTCCTTTTGGTATGCATACCTGGACGCCGCAGACAGGCAACAACGGAGATGGATGGAAATACCAGTATCACAGAAAAAGCATCCGGGGCTTTCAGCAGGCACACCAATGCAGCTCCTGGTCCAATGACTATGCGGTGTTTTCGCTGTTTCCTGTTATGGATAGCCTTATAGTAAATGAAGATAAAAGAGCCGCTGATTTTGAACATACAAATGAAGTAGCGAAGCCATACTATTACAGTGTAACACTTAACAATAAGATCAACACGGAAATGGCGCCCACAGAGCGGGGCGCTCATCTTCGGTTTTCTTTTCCCAAAGGGCATAAAGGAAACATTATCCTCGATGGTTATACCGGCCTGAGTGGCGTTAAGATCCACCCTGCAGAAAAAATGGTTACCGGCTTTGTAAATAATGGCAGAGGATTTAAGAGAGGATGGAAAAGTTTTTTTGTCATAGTATTTGATACGCCCTTTGCAGCTTATGGCACCTGGGAAAATACAACAGGCGCCATTCAACAGGGCAATCTGCAGGCTGAAGGCAAAGGAACAGGTGTATACCTGCAGTTCAAAGAAGGAGCTACCATACAGGTTAAAACCGCTTCCTCTTATATCAGTGAAGAACAGGCAAAACTCAACCTTTCCAGGGAACTGGGCAACCATAAAACACTGGAGCAAACAAAGGCCGCAGCAAAGAAGATCTGGAACGAACATTTATCACGGATCATAGTAGAAGGTGGTACGGAAGAAGATAAAGCAACTTTCTACTCCTGCTTTTTCAGAGCCAGCTTATTCTCAAGAAAATTCTATGAGCTGGATAAAAACGGAAAGCCTTATTACTTCAGCCCCTATGACGGCACAGTACATGAAGGTTATATGTTCACCGATACCGGCTTCTGGGACACCTTCAGGGCACAGTTCCCATTGAATGCATTGCTCCACCCGCAAATGCACGGGCGGTACATGCAGGCACTGCTTAAAGCAAATGAGCAATGCGGCTGGCTGCCTTCCTGGTCCTTCCCTAATGAACAGGGCAGTATGATCGGCAACCATGCCATATCACTGCTGGCCGATGCATGGGCAAAAGACATACGCACTTTTGATCCGGCTGCCGCCCTGGAAGCTTATTATCATGAAGCCAACAACAAAGGTCCCTGGGGTCCCGCAAACGGCAGAGATGGTTACAAAGAATATAATCAGTTAGGTTATGTGCCTTACCCTAAATACAGGGAGGCCACTGCCAAAACACTGGAATACGCCTACGATGATTTCTGCGCCTATGCACTGGCTACAGATGCAAAACAGGAAAAATACAAACAGGGCTTTGCGCAAAAGATGTTTAACTACCGCCATGTTTATGACAGCACTACGGGCTTTATGCGGGGCAAAGATGAAAATGGGAAATGGCTGAAGGATTTTGACCCTATAGAATGGGGAGGCCCTTATACAGAAGGTAATGCCTGGCATTGGTTATGGTCTGTGTTCCATGATATCAGCGGACTGAAAAAAATGCTTGGCGGAGATGAAGCTTTCTGTGCAAAACTGGATGCCGTATTTACAGAACCGAACAAAGTAAAAGTGGGTACTTACGGTGGTATGATACATGAAATGACGGAGATGGTGATGGCCAATATGGGACAATATGCACATGGCAATCAGCCTATCCAGCATATGGTATATCTCTACAACTATGGAGGCCAGCCATGGAAAACACAGTTTCATGTACGGGAGGTGATGAAAAGATTATACAATGCATCTGAAGACGGATACCCCGGTGATGAAGACCAGGGGCAAACCTCCTCCTGGTATGTGCTGAGCGCCCTTGGATTCTATAGCGTATGTCCCGGGACCAACCAGTATGTACTCGGAAGCCCGGTGTTTAACAAAACAACAATCAAACTGGAAAACGGAAAGAAATTCATCATCACCGCAAATGGCAATTCAGCTGAAAATGTATACACCCATCGTGCCATGCTGAATGGCAAACCCTATTCCAAAACATTTATCACTTACCAGGACATTAACGCAGGCGGTACCCTTTCTTTTGACATGAAAAGTACAGCTGATCAGCAAAGAAAGCTGCAACCTGAAGACCTTCCCTATTCGGTATCAAGGTGA
- a CDS encoding response regulator, translating into MEGISQILKNAKPGILIVDDNDDILEYLSHDMEKSYQIFTAKDGDKAFSILQHEMIQLVVSDVMMPKLDGFGLCEKIKLTLELSHIPVILLTAKNTLQARIQGLKAGADAYIEKPFSLDHLYAQIENLLASRLKLKQCYAQLPHVHINSIAHTQMDEAFLERLVNTILTHLDETQLDVERLSVLMNMSKPTLYRKIKSISDLSPHDIINLTRLKKAADLIHSGNHRVNELAEEAGYNSAGQFRRNFYKYFKMSPSEYIDKAYQKSSL; encoded by the coding sequence ATGGAAGGGATCAGCCAAATTCTCAAGAATGCCAAACCCGGCATCCTCATCGTTGATGATAACGATGATATTCTCGAATACCTGTCCCACGACATGGAAAAGAGTTATCAGATCTTTACCGCCAAAGATGGCGATAAGGCTTTTTCTATCCTGCAACATGAGATGATCCAGTTAGTGGTCAGTGATGTGATGATGCCTAAGCTGGACGGCTTCGGATTATGTGAGAAGATCAAACTTACCTTAGAACTCAGCCATATACCCGTTATTCTGCTAACAGCAAAAAACACCTTGCAGGCCCGGATACAGGGATTAAAAGCAGGAGCCGATGCCTATATAGAAAAACCTTTTTCCTTAGATCATTTATATGCCCAGATAGAAAATCTGCTGGCCAGCAGGTTAAAGCTGAAACAATGTTATGCCCAACTGCCGCATGTACATATCAACAGTATTGCACACACGCAAATGGATGAAGCATTCCTGGAGCGGCTGGTGAACACCATCCTTACACACCTGGATGAAACACAACTGGATGTAGAGCGGCTGAGCGTACTCATGAACATGAGTAAACCCACGCTTTACCGGAAGATAAAATCTATATCCGATCTGTCCCCCCACGATATCATCAACCTCACCCGTTTAAAGAAGGCAGCTGACCTCATCCATTCCGGCAACCATAGGGTAAATGAACTGGCGGAAGAAGCGGGTTATAATTCCGCAGGGCAGTTCAGGAGGAATTTTTACAAGTATTTCAAAATGTCTCCCTCAGAATATATTGATAAAGCTTATCAAAAGTCCTCCCTGTAA
- a CDS encoding ligand-binding sensor domain-containing protein gives MQKRFICTLIILFLLAESSAQPIYFRHYEVENGLSNNSVITSLQDKDGFMWFGTGDGLNRFNGYSFKIFRIGEDKSNNPIFHLYQDAAGTLWVATLKGLFYFNPETGAFTKLARTKGQLVRVIHGDAHNNIWFVEGTVLYRYNIKTEHIEAYGQSSLQNITTLYKSANGTLWLGCANGVLARYDIEHNNFVYYTSDKVVRTANTIETISEDKENESLLIGTSQTGLLKFSIRDQQWKPIVLSPAKNASLFVRSLLKVNDTAYWVGTESGLYILNSRTNSIQHICKVPHDQYSLTDNAIYSICKDKEGGIWVGTFFGGINYYAHHTIAFEKFFPTSASNSIEGNVVREMVQDKYGKIWVGSEDKGVAAFDPGKRSFVNYSHPGNIHGLLADDDQLYIGTFKDGLYVLDLKTNKIVQHYAAYTNNGLNSNYINILYKTAAGAIIVCTSNGVYSFDKANGQFYHLQGLVRDEFYSAITQDSKGRIWLGTHGNGIYYIDSSQKARKLSVQVNGYYPFDDNKILDFLEDTAHHLWICTESGLFRMDLSNHSVKVYNTQSGMPSNIVYSTVQDDRSNIWASTSMGLAHIDLKTGQIKTFKQSDGLLSDQFNHRSSFKDKEGKIYFGCLKGLVRFNPRELTTADYTPPIYLTQLEVFNKEATVNSRHLFYDYPFLHEKNIRLPYNNSTFSLDFVALSFTAPDNIRYAYMLDGIDENWNFTEKNKTIHFNNLSPGNYTIKVKSTNSSGIWASNETAFKINITPPFWKTGVAYFIYTLVIIAMIYFATKYYSNRYKEKQLRLMEIFTLNKEKELYQAKIDFFTKVAHEIKTPLTLIKMPMSKILKNVESIPGMKHEVMVMNKNTDRLLTLTNQLLDFRMVESGNYFLHLDARNIVPVIEEVYSSFQPAINKKKHTWELIIKDPVLICNIDEDGVMKIVSNLVDNAIKYCNSRISLTILLEGGHAVLRVMNDGDIIPEEERESIFEPFYRSGNTMAAGTGIGLSLAKSIALLHNSSLEYSVEGGLNTFTLVMPLYREDF, from the coding sequence ATGCAAAAACGTTTCATTTGCACCCTCATCATATTGTTTCTGCTAGCTGAAAGCAGTGCACAGCCCATTTATTTCAGGCATTACGAGGTGGAGAACGGGCTGTCCAATAATTCAGTGATCACCTCTTTGCAGGACAAGGATGGCTTTATGTGGTTTGGTACGGGGGATGGGTTAAACAGGTTTAATGGCTATAGTTTCAAGATCTTCAGGATAGGGGAGGACAAGTCCAACAACCCGATCTTTCACTTGTACCAGGATGCTGCGGGAACATTATGGGTAGCCACACTTAAAGGCCTGTTCTATTTTAATCCGGAAACCGGGGCGTTTACAAAACTCGCGCGTACAAAAGGGCAGCTGGTAAGGGTCATTCACGGGGATGCGCATAACAATATCTGGTTTGTTGAAGGCACGGTATTGTACAGGTATAATATCAAAACGGAACATATTGAGGCTTATGGCCAGTCGTCCCTGCAAAACATCACAACCCTGTATAAATCGGCGAACGGTACCCTGTGGCTGGGTTGTGCTAATGGCGTGCTGGCCAGGTATGATATAGAACACAATAACTTCGTTTATTACACCTCTGATAAAGTGGTCCGCACGGCTAATACAATTGAAACAATATCTGAAGACAAAGAGAATGAATCGCTGCTGATCGGCACTTCACAAACAGGGTTGCTCAAATTCAGTATCCGGGATCAGCAGTGGAAGCCAATAGTACTGTCACCCGCAAAGAATGCAAGCCTGTTTGTAAGAAGCCTGCTCAAGGTGAATGATACTGCTTATTGGGTTGGTACAGAATCAGGACTGTACATTCTAAATAGCCGGACCAACAGTATACAGCATATCTGCAAAGTTCCGCATGATCAATATTCCCTGACGGACAATGCCATTTATTCGATCTGTAAAGACAAAGAAGGAGGGATCTGGGTCGGTACCTTTTTTGGCGGTATAAACTATTATGCTCATCATACCATCGCCTTCGAAAAGTTCTTTCCTACATCCGCTTCAAATTCCATAGAAGGGAATGTGGTACGGGAAATGGTACAGGATAAATATGGGAAGATCTGGGTGGGGTCTGAAGATAAGGGAGTGGCCGCATTTGATCCTGGGAAAAGGAGCTTTGTTAATTATAGCCATCCGGGCAATATACATGGGCTTTTAGCCGATGATGATCAGCTGTATATCGGCACTTTCAAAGACGGGTTGTATGTGCTTGATCTGAAGACAAATAAGATCGTACAGCATTATGCGGCATATACTAACAACGGCTTAAACAGCAACTATATCAATATTTTATATAAAACCGCAGCGGGTGCCATCATTGTATGTACCTCCAATGGCGTGTACAGTTTTGATAAAGCAAACGGACAGTTCTACCATTTGCAGGGGCTGGTAAGGGATGAATTTTATTCTGCTATTACCCAGGATAGCAAAGGGCGCATCTGGCTGGGTACGCATGGCAACGGTATTTATTATATTGATTCAAGTCAAAAGGCGCGAAAACTATCTGTGCAGGTAAACGGGTATTATCCGTTTGATGACAACAAGATCCTGGACTTCCTGGAGGACACCGCACATCATCTCTGGATCTGTACAGAATCCGGTCTTTTCAGAATGGACCTCAGTAATCATTCTGTTAAAGTTTACAATACACAGTCTGGTATGCCCAGTAATATTGTTTACAGTACAGTGCAGGATGATCGCAGTAATATCTGGGCTTCCACATCCATGGGGCTGGCGCATATAGATCTGAAAACAGGGCAGATAAAAACATTCAAACAAAGCGATGGATTGTTAAGTGACCAGTTCAATCACCGCTCCTCCTTTAAGGATAAGGAAGGAAAGATCTATTTTGGCTGCCTCAAAGGCCTTGTGAGATTTAACCCGCGTGAGCTTACTACTGCTGACTATACACCGCCTATCTATCTCACACAGCTGGAGGTGTTCAATAAAGAAGCTACTGTTAATTCCCGGCACCTGTTCTACGATTATCCTTTCCTGCATGAAAAGAATATCCGGCTGCCTTATAATAATTCAACTTTCAGTCTTGATTTTGTAGCGCTTAGTTTCACGGCACCGGATAACATCAGGTACGCTTACATGTTAGACGGAATTGACGAGAACTGGAACTTTACGGAGAAAAACAAAACCATTCATTTTAATAATCTATCACCCGGCAACTATACTATTAAAGTGAAATCCACTAATAGCAGTGGCATATGGGCATCCAACGAAACGGCTTTTAAGATAAATATCACACCTCCGTTCTGGAAAACCGGTGTGGCTTATTTCATTTATACTTTGGTCATTATTGCCATGATCTATTTTGCCACGAAATATTATAGCAACCGTTATAAAGAAAAACAGCTGCGCCTGATGGAGATCTTTACATTGAATAAAGAGAAGGAACTCTACCAGGCGAAAATTGATTTCTTTACCAAAGTAGCACATGAAATAAAAACACCGCTTACGCTGATAAAAATGCCGATGAGTAAGATCCTTAAAAACGTGGAATCTATCCCCGGTATGAAACATGAGGTAATGGTGATGAATAAGAACACAGACCGGTTACTGACCTTAACGAATCAATTACTGGATTTCAGAATGGTAGAATCGGGGAATTACTTTTTACACCTGGATGCCAGGAATATTGTTCCTGTTATTGAAGAGGTGTATAGTAGTTTTCAGCCAGCTATCAATAAGAAAAAGCATACCTGGGAATTGATCATCAAAGATCCTGTGCTCATTTGTAATATTGATGAGGATGGGGTGATGAAAATTGTGAGTAACCTGGTAGATAATGCCATTAAGTATTGTAATTCCCGGATTTCATTGACCATTCTGTTAGAAGGGGGGCATGCGGTACTGCGTGTAATGAACGATGGGGACATTATCCCGGAAGAGGAAAGGGAAAGTATTTTTGAGCCTTTTTACAGGTCTGGTAATACCATGGCTGCAGGAACCGGCATTGGATTATCCCTGGCAAAATCCATTGCATTGCTGCATAACAGTAGCCTGGAATATAGTGTGGAAGGGGGGCTTAATACTTTTACGCTGGTAATGCCGCTTTACAGGGAGGACTTTTGA
- a CDS encoding IPT/TIG domain-containing protein — MLRRSIPIAVCGALLLSACSKNKQSDTIPKYDPSKPLTLQRFTPDSGGVGTQMIIYGENFGSDAAIVKVFINDVPAPVVGVKNNTIFVLIPSQAGEGPVKVKVGADAAMKEVTSTTNFNYLFNPVVGTLAGFTDKDGKTAIVDGDIKKAQFEEPYWLTFDQHKNLYLLEEHRGLRFIDSARTTVKTLFRTGNGLDRPRTLAFNPTFDTLYVTNDQWDERGLSTAILTPETGFTRWNSLIFSQTTNGGDANPKTGDFFFNSYAKGEMFKWDRTTKSSRLMYRVDDVNWEFNIQFAPSGDFAYIVVVNQSYVLRTKYNRETGMLDAPVHFAGGRGQHAHRDGVGADARFDHPQQGTFDKNNNFYLADVMNHCIRKITPEGVVSTFAGRPREYGYADGPLRKAQFDRPQGIAYDEAAATFYVADQKNRRIRTISVE; from the coding sequence ATGCTTCGGAGAAGCATTCCCATTGCCGTCTGCGGCGCCCTGTTATTATCTGCCTGTTCCAAGAACAAACAGTCTGATACCATTCCCAAATATGATCCTTCCAAACCACTGACACTGCAAAGGTTCACACCTGACAGCGGAGGAGTAGGTACGCAGATGATCATTTATGGTGAGAACTTTGGCAGCGATGCCGCTATTGTAAAAGTATTTATCAATGATGTTCCCGCACCGGTTGTGGGTGTGAAGAACAACACCATTTTTGTACTGATCCCCTCCCAGGCAGGCGAGGGACCCGTAAAGGTAAAAGTTGGTGCAGATGCTGCCATGAAAGAGGTTACCTCAACCACTAACTTCAATTATCTTTTTAATCCTGTGGTAGGCACACTGGCCGGCTTTACAGACAAAGACGGAAAAACCGCGATAGTGGATGGTGATATTAAGAAAGCACAGTTTGAAGAACCTTACTGGCTTACTTTTGATCAGCATAAGAACCTTTACCTGCTGGAAGAACACAGGGGATTAAGATTCATCGATTCTGCACGTACCACGGTAAAAACCCTGTTCAGGACCGGGAACGGGCTGGACAGGCCCAGAACACTGGCCTTTAACCCTACTTTTGACACTCTTTATGTGACCAACGACCAATGGGATGAACGGGGATTGAGCACAGCCATCCTCACACCTGAAACCGGCTTTACGAGATGGAACTCACTCATCTTTTCACAAACCACAAACGGAGGAGATGCCAATCCTAAAACCGGGGATTTCTTTTTCAACTCCTATGCAAAAGGTGAGATGTTTAAATGGGACCGTACCACAAAATCTTCCAGGTTAATGTACCGGGTAGATGATGTGAACTGGGAGTTTAATATCCAGTTTGCACCCAGCGGCGATTTTGCCTACATCGTTGTAGTGAACCAAAGTTATGTACTGAGAACCAAGTACAACAGGGAAACCGGCATGCTGGATGCCCCTGTGCATTTTGCCGGAGGCAGAGGGCAGCATGCTCACCGCGATGGCGTTGGAGCAGATGCCCGTTTTGATCATCCACAGCAGGGCACCTTTGATAAGAACAATAACTTCTACCTGGCGGATGTGATGAATCACTGCATCCGGAAAATAACACCCGAAGGTGTGGTGAGCACTTTTGCCGGCAGACCCCGTGAATACGGATATGCAGATGGCCCCTTGCGAAAGGCGCAGTTCGACAGGCCTCAGGGCATCGCCTATGATGAGGCTGCCGCTACTTTTTATGTGGCAGACCAAAAGAACCGCAGGATCAGAACAATCTCCGTTGAATAA
- a CDS encoding SusC/RagA family TonB-linked outer membrane protein, producing the protein MRIFYLSLIFIAISTRVLSQQTVEVTGIVSDTNNLPLPFANVVVKDRVGLGTMTDEKGRYKITVDPFQTLIFSFVGYVTTEVAIRENRVVNVVLKSANTNALEQVVITAAGPQKKVTVTGAITTVNPKDLRTAGANITNALAGNVAGVIAMQRNGEPGSNQSEFWIRGISTFGANSAAMVMVDGFERPFNEINIEDIESFSVLKDASATAIYGSRGANGVILITTKKGKTGKINIDGKVEHTYSTRTRTPKFVDGNAYAALVNEAKITRNQEPMYTANELEILRLGLDPDLYPNVNWQDEMLKSGANINRTSLNINGGATIARFYVSGSYIDEGGLYKSDASLREYKTNANLSRWNYRINLDLDVTKTTLFRIGVAGFLEKKNYPGLKDDIWYSLVGQSPVSIPKAYSNGLVPAYGTGNKTNPWVLATQTGYREYWRNKAETNFVIDQNLDFITKGLRATARLAFDANNENNISRKKWPEQYNVEKRRDRNGNLIMHRISPESLMFQETSAAGERVSVYELELRYSRAFQKHRVEGLAKYFQREQRQTVNLGTDIVNGIPRRNQSVSGRLMYGYDNRYLVEFNFGYTGSENFKPGHQFGFFPAVSAAWNISEEKFFKDNYDWLDFLKIRYSYGEVGNDNFGGRFSYLSTIGTGDGYNFGESISPNPYTGLYYSQVASEQLTWEVARKQDLGIEMNLLNNLFTITIDLFKEKRERIYKQRSHLPAMVGIVSQPWANVGVMENQGFDAQFNVNKKVSAIDITMRGNITYFKNRVIAFDEEANNLPYRMTQGFRLNQARGLIAQGLFRDYEDIKNSPKQMYGAYQPGDVKYKDVNGDGLINDDDIVPIGAARVPSLIYGVGMSLRWRGIDVNVHFQGAGKSSYFIDGPSVYPFVEGAWGNILTDVAVPGNRWIEKEISGDPATENPNAKYPRLSYGGNANNYRASTYWLRNGAYLRLKNIELGYTLPQRITRWAHINSARFYLMGQNLMVWDHLKLWDPELASGNGMNYPLAKTVTGGLVINF; encoded by the coding sequence ATGAGAATTTTTTACTTATCCCTGATCTTCATTGCTATTTCAACCAGGGTATTATCACAACAAACAGTAGAAGTCACCGGTATCGTAAGCGATACGAATAATCTTCCTTTGCCCTTCGCCAATGTTGTGGTGAAAGACAGAGTGGGGTTGGGCACCATGACGGACGAGAAAGGAAGATACAAGATCACTGTAGACCCTTTTCAAACACTGATATTCTCCTTTGTAGGATATGTTACCACAGAGGTAGCTATACGGGAAAACCGGGTAGTGAATGTAGTCCTGAAATCCGCCAATACCAATGCCCTGGAACAGGTAGTGATCACTGCCGCCGGACCTCAGAAAAAGGTGACGGTTACCGGGGCCATCACAACCGTAAACCCAAAGGACCTGCGAACGGCAGGGGCCAATATTACCAATGCCCTGGCAGGTAATGTGGCAGGTGTAATTGCCATGCAGCGGAACGGCGAGCCGGGCAGTAACCAATCCGAATTCTGGATAAGGGGTATCTCCACCTTCGGCGCCAACAGTGCGGCCATGGTAATGGTAGATGGCTTCGAACGTCCCTTTAACGAAATAAATATTGAGGACATAGAATCGTTCTCTGTATTAAAAGACGCTTCCGCCACCGCCATTTATGGTTCCAGAGGTGCAAACGGCGTAATACTGATCACCACAAAAAAAGGGAAAACGGGTAAAATAAATATTGACGGAAAGGTGGAACATACCTATAGCACCCGTACCCGTACACCCAAATTTGTAGATGGGAATGCTTACGCCGCTTTAGTCAATGAAGCCAAAATAACAAGGAACCAGGAACCGATGTACACGGCCAATGAACTGGAGATCCTGCGTCTTGGACTTGACCCGGATCTGTATCCCAACGTGAACTGGCAGGATGAAATGCTGAAAAGCGGTGCAAACATCAACAGAACATCACTGAATATCAATGGTGGTGCTACCATCGCCAGGTTTTATGTTTCCGGTAGTTATATTGACGAAGGAGGTTTGTATAAATCAGACGCTTCCTTAAGGGAATATAAGACCAATGCCAATCTTTCCAGGTGGAACTACAGGATCAACCTTGACCTGGATGTTACCAAAACCACTTTGTTCCGGATTGGCGTAGCAGGTTTTCTCGAAAAGAAAAACTATCCGGGATTGAAAGACGATATCTGGTATTCCCTCGTGGGCCAGTCTCCCGTATCCATCCCAAAAGCTTATTCCAACGGCCTTGTGCCGGCTTATGGCACCGGCAATAAAACCAATCCATGGGTATTGGCCACACAGACCGGTTACAGAGAATACTGGCGGAACAAAGCAGAAACCAACTTTGTGATAGACCAGAACCTGGATTTTATCACCAAAGGATTGAGAGCCACCGCCCGCCTTGCATTTGACGCTAATAATGAAAACAACATCAGCAGAAAAAAATGGCCGGAACAATACAATGTAGAAAAAAGAAGGGATAGGAATGGTAACCTCATCATGCACCGCATCTCTCCCGAATCATTGATGTTCCAGGAAACCAGTGCGGCTGGCGAGCGGGTTTCAGTGTACGAACTGGAACTGAGGTATAGCCGTGCATTTCAAAAGCACCGGGTGGAAGGGCTGGCCAAATACTTCCAGCGGGAACAAAGGCAAACAGTGAACCTGGGAACAGATATCGTAAATGGTATTCCCCGCAGGAACCAGTCCGTATCCGGACGTTTGATGTATGGTTATGATAACCGTTACCTCGTTGAATTTAACTTCGGTTATACGGGCTCGGAGAATTTTAAACCTGGTCATCAATTCGGTTTCTTCCCCGCTGTTTCTGCTGCCTGGAATATATCAGAAGAAAAATTCTTTAAAGACAACTACGACTGGCTGGACTTCCTCAAGATTCGTTATTCCTACGGAGAAGTGGGCAACGACAATTTCGGCGGCCGCTTTTCTTACCTGAGTACCATAGGTACCGGAGATGGTTACAACTTTGGCGAAAGCATCAGTCCTAATCCTTACACCGGGCTGTATTACTCACAGGTAGCCTCCGAGCAACTGACCTGGGAGGTAGCCCGCAAACAGGATCTGGGCATTGAAATGAACTTACTGAACAATTTATTCACCATCACTATTGATCTGTTTAAAGAAAAGAGAGAGCGGATCTATAAGCAAAGATCACATCTCCCAGCTATGGTAGGTATTGTCAGCCAACCATGGGCTAATGTGGGGGTGATGGAAAACCAGGGTTTTGATGCGCAGTTCAACGTGAACAAAAAGGTCAGCGCCATTGACATCACCATGAGAGGTAATATCACCTACTTTAAGAACAGGGTGATCGCTTTTGATGAAGAAGCTAATAACCTGCCTTACAGAATGACCCAGGGCTTCAGGCTGAACCAGGCAAGAGGTTTGATCGCGCAGGGCTTATTCAGGGATTATGAAGATATTAAGAACAGTCCGAAGCAAATGTATGGCGCTTACCAGCCCGGAGATGTGAAGTACAAGGATGTAAACGGAGACGGGCTCATCAACGATGATGATATTGTTCCTATCGGTGCAGCCAGGGTCCCCAGCCTGATCTATGGAGTAGGCATGTCGTTGAGGTGGCGTGGTATAGATGTGAATGTTCATTTCCAGGGAGCGGGAAAATCATCTTACTTCATTGATGGCCCCAGCGTATATCCTTTTGTAGAAGGGGCCTGGGGTAATATCCTCACGGATGTGGCTGTACCAGGTAACAGGTGGATTGAAAAAGAGATCTCCGGCGATCCTGCCACAGAAAATCCCAATGCAAAATATCCCAGGCTCAGTTATGGTGGTAACGCCAATAACTACCGTGCATCCACTTACTGGTTACGCAATGGTGCTTATCTGCGCTTAAAAAATATTGAACTGGGTTATACCCTGCCGCAGCGGATCACCAGGTGGGCACATATCAATAGTGCCCGGTTTTATCTCATGGGACAGAATCTCATGGTATGGGATCACCTGAAACTCTGGGACCCTGAACTGGCCAGTGGGAACGGCATGAATTATCCTTTAGCCAAAACCGTTACGGGCGGACTTGTTATCAACTTTTAA